The region gcggggggagagagagagagaggcagagacataggcagagggagaagcaggctccatgcaccgggagcccgacgtgggattcgatcccgggtctccaggatcgcgccctgggccaaaggcaggcgccaaaccgctgcgccacccagggatccccacatcttaGCTTTCTTAGCCACGGATCTTTCTTAGCCCCTGAAAGTGACCTGTAGGGCTTTGTGTAAGGTCCTTTGGGAGAGAATGAGACACTTGTCCCTGGCCTCAGAGCCTGGCCTAAATCCAACTTCCTCCAAAATGCCTTCCCTGACAGATGGGCTTTGCCAGGGACCCCCAGCATGTTGCCGTGTGTTTGTTCCATGCTGTCAGTccgtcttttttaagattttatttatttcttcatgagagttacacacagagagagaggcagagacacaggcagagggagaagtaggctccctgcaaggaacctgatgtaggactcgatcctgggactccgggataacaccctgaaccaaaggcaggtgctcagctgctgagcccatGCTGTCTTTCACGCTGTTATGTAGCTCTGGGTTCTTGCTCCTGGGAGTGGTTCTAGGTCTTTGTTGGTCTGGATTTGGGGGTGGGATTGGCAGGAGTGGAGGGATGGCACACAGTACAGAGGTCAGAACACAGGAGAGGTGACTGTGAATGACAACCTATCATGTACTTTCAACTCTCAGAGCACTTTCACATGCTTCATGTGACCTCTACACAGCCACTGGTAGTAGGGGATAGGTCTCTCCCCACACAGAGGTGAGCACACTGGTTCAGAGTTGAAGGGTGGTCCGACAAGGGAAGAGGTGTAGCTCAATGGCTAATTACTGGACTCGGGAGTCCAAGAAACTTCTAGGGAGTTCCAGCCTGAGAGCTTCacattgtgtgaccttggacaagtctcaCTTCTCTAAGCCTCTGTCTTATCGTCTATAAAATGGAGGCAATGTTAGTACTCCTTAAGATGGTTAGGAGCATAATGAGGTAATTCTGAGggctagcacatagtaagtgctccatAATCATTACCTTAAAAAGTCAacagacaggggcacctgggtgacttaaaGTGTCACCTTTGGCTCTgatcatgttcccagggtcctgggatagggccacattgggctctctgcttaacagggagcctgcttttcgctctccctgttgctccccctgcttgtgttctctgtcaaataagtaaataaaatattaaggggaaaaaaaattaacagaccCTTCCAGACTCAATCTCCAAAGTGGGTGTTCTGGGAGGTACAGACATGCTGCAGACAGGTGCTTGTTCTCCAGGGACCCAAGGTCTCCCTAGGCCACAACAGTGAAATAGATGGGCCCCAGCATCACTTGCTGATCTAGATCACTTGCTGAGCTAGAGTTcagccctgcctggggccagAGACCTCATCCAGGGAGTGCCCCGAGGCCCTATGGTGTTGCACTGATAATTATACTACTTATGGCCTTATTTTGTGGCAGGCACAGAGGCAGGTCATTTGATACTCTAAGGGCCTGGCCCACTGTTGGGGCTCAATTAAGATTTGTGGGATTACTGAGAAGTTAATTCGAATCTTCACAAAAGCCCCAGGAGCTTCCCTCGCTTTACATATGAAGGAACTGAACTGGGGCTCCAGGTACCCCTGGAGGTACTGTGCACACAGAGACATCAGTGAGAGGGAGCTGCCTGGAGGGCTTTGGCAAGGCTGGGGGCGCAAAGGAGTAGAGACTCATGTCGCCCCCGTCCCCCGTGCAGGCGCTGGGGCTGAGACCCGGAGTCGCCACAGCTCGTTCCCCGCGGGGACCGACGAGGATGAAGGAATGGAGGAAGAAGAGCTCAGCCCTTTCCGGGGGCGCTCGAGCTCAGCGCCCCCCAACCTCTGCGCAGCACTGCGCTATGGCCGCGAGCTCCGCAGGATGAGCGACGAGTTCCAGGGCTCCTTCAAGGTGAGCGCCGGCCCCCAAAGCATGTCGGGAACTGTAGTTCCGGGGCCGCTCCTCTCCGTTGGCCCTGACCCTTCCTGAGTCCCAGGGCCTGCCGGTATCTGTAGTCCACACCGTGTGTCAGAACGTTAAAGGTCCTGAGTTCCCCAAATCCTCGCGGCGCGGAGCATGCTGGCATTTGTGCTCCCGGGCAGTCCCTTTCAGATATCCGGGTTCTTTGGCTTCAACAACTTCAGAATTACTTAGTTCTTGAATTGCCGTCCCGGCTTCCAGAGGCTAGGTCTCGGGCCCTTCCGGGGTCCTAGGCGTTCTCTCCCCGCGCCCCTGGCACAGTGTGTCTGGGACCTAGTCAGTCCCGTTCCTAAGGGCCCAAATGATCCTTCGAGGTTCCTAAAGTGGACAGGAGGCCCCTCGGTGCAGGGCATGCTGGGAGCTATGGTCTTTAGGTCGGCCGGCATCTCACTTAGCGGCGGGATTCCGGAGGAGGAGGGCTCCAACTCGAGCTGCCAGAACAAGCTAACTCATTTAaccctttcctcctcccaccccgaAGGGACTTCCTCGCCCGAAGAGCGCGGGGACAGCGACGCAGATGCGACAAAGCCCCAGCTGGACGCGCGTCATCCAGTCCTGGTGGGATCGGAACTTGGGGAGAGGAGGCTCCGCCCCGTCCCAGTGACCCGTCCCGCATCCCGAAACTCTCCCCTTCTCTCGGCGCCTCCGGCGGCCATCTTGGGTGTGGGCGGAAGTCTCCCGCAGGCTCGATGTAAGAAAGAGGTTCAGTTCTTTCCTTCTCGAAGGAGGCGATCTGACCCAAAGCCGATTCCCTTCCGGTGTGCACCAGGAGCACGGAGGGGTTTGGCCCCGTCGGAAGTTTTGAAGTTTACGCGCCCTTGGCGGCCGGAAGTGGCCCCGTGCCCCCGCCCCGGCTTcggccccgggctgccccaagcgTCTGCGCCAAGTTGCCAGGCAGGAAAACCCTAACTTCTCCAGAACCCTTTCCTCCGCGGTGTCGCTGCGGGCTGTCACTCGCAACGGAATGTGCTAATAAAGCCCGCGTTTGTGCCGCCGAGGCTCCTCTCTCTGTCGCTCGGGGCCTCGCAACCCTGAGAGCGTCCTCGCTTTACACGTGAGGGAAACCGAGGCTCTTTCTGAGTGGCTTCTCCTGGAACCGAGCCCGGGAGGGGTCAGAGCGGCGAGCAGAGTGGCTGCCTGGCCTCCGGAAAGGGAAAGcggagcggcggggccgcgggggccccAGGGCCTTATCTCTAATGTGGTAATTGGGAACTGCAGGCCAGCCGGCCGGAATTCCGCGCTCGGCAAACGTGCCGCGGCCCCCCAGGGAGGGTCAGTTGTTCCTATTTGGGTCACTCCTTTCAAACAGCTACTGTGTGGCCGGCCTGGGGCCAGCTCTATTCAGGGAGCTGGCAAGACttgcggggggggcgcgggggggacggagggctgggccctgggctgggacTGGACTGGTCACTAGGGAACTGAGAAGCTTCACCAGGACCTGGGAGCAGAGCTCGGAGCTGAGCTGAATCCCAGAAACATTTATCGGAGCCCCCTATAGACCAGCCAGCGCTCTGTACTGGGTATACAGAGACGAATTACACCACGGCTCCGCTGGCCGCTGTCTGGAGCTTCCTGGCAGGGGGAGAGCCCGCCTCTCAGTGGAGTTTCCGCCAACTGAGGGCTGTAACAAGGACTGAGAACCCAGAGAGGGCGGCTCCCTCAGCAAGGGAAAGGGAAAGTCAGGGAGGGCTTCAGGGAGGAGGTGAGTTAACACTGGGACtgggagagatggggaaggagcGGAGGCCAGGATTATGAGGGGGCTATAATGTCACACCTGGGAGTTTGGAGTTTAGCCTGGCCTTTAAGGACCCAGGGACTGATCTGGACTGTTTCTGTAGGTAGAGGTAAGCCACATCAGGAATATAGGTCTTAGCCAAGGGGCCTGGCCAGGGAATCGGAATTGAGTAGGCCCCTCTGGGGACAGGACCAGGCCTGACCACAGAAACAGGGAGGGCCTAGGCATTGGTATTAacccccagggagcagggcaaAGAGGAGAAGCCCTTTCTCAGTCATATCCCCACCCTGTTTGCCTGAGGctataacaaaaacaaagagaacactCGATTGGCAGGAGATAAGCCCAGATAAGAGGCTGCCTTCctctggaggagggaggcagTCAGCCTGGGAAGCGCCAGGAAGCTGGGAGAGGCCTTGAAGAAATGCCAGCCTGACCCTGCCTCAGAACCTAGCCGCACCGCATCCTCGCATCCTCGCTGTGGGGTCTCTGCCACTCGCTGTCCtgcagcaggagggagaagcatggaGCAGGTGCTCCCTTGCTGGCCGAAGAGAGTCTGTCATAGAGGGTCCAGGCCCGCCCTGCCTCCAGGTCAGGACATCTTGACTTAGCTGTGGCCCCCACACGTGACTTCtgctctaggcctcagtttcctcgtctgtaaaacaGGCATAACATCTCCCTCATAGGGATGAGGGGGATTCTGGTTCTCCCAGACCCTGTGAGCGTCTGTGACTGTCAGCTTCCCTTCTCACCCATTCCCCACCTATTGTATCACCAAGAGCCCAGGTCCCCTGATGTTGGGCAGGTTCTGAGTTGACCAGGTCCATCTCTGATTAGAGTCAACTGCCTGTgaggggcccagggcagcctcAGCGGAAGATGTTGGGTTCTTGGGTCATATCAGGCGACAggaagggggggcagggaaggcttcctgaagcAGAGGCCTGAGCCTCTGAAGGGAGAACAAGAAGCCCAGGAGGGAGAAAAGTAATGGAAGCGGGGTATGTGGCAAGAAGGATGAGCCATGGTTGGAGGGCATAAAGGCAGGAAAGCCTAGGGGAGGCCACAGGGACTCTGATAGCATGTCATTGGGAAGATCTGCAAGATGCAGGCAAGGAGGTCTCAAGGACGAAACCCAGCATTCCTTTGCTGGGGGCCTGACCTCAACCCCACAGTGCCCACcagcccattttatagatgagaaaaccaaagcccCAGGAGGGTGGCAAGCCGGGTCCAGGGTCCCCCACAGAACTGCTGCCCCCCCCAACCACACTGCACACAGGGTCCCTGAAATCCActtttattcatataaaaaaaatttccaaaggatAGAGAAAGCATGTGACCCCCCTACTTCCCAGAGCTCAAAATCTCTGCCAGTGTTCCCTGGGGAAGTGAGGGAGAGAGCTCCCACTCTGGGGCAGGGGTCTCATGGGGGCAAAAGCCTTGTGGCCCACAGTGGCCCAGTGCCTTCCTCAGGACCAAAGACGGGAAGGAGGGCCTGGGGACTCCTGGCCCCAGGAGGGTGAAGGGAGGGAGTTAGTGTGGGGTGCTTgccccagtttaaaaaaataaaatttctaaagataaaaagttaaaaaaaaaaaaaagcattagtgTCTTAGCTTCCTGCCCTCCCAGCACCCATCCTGTGGCCACCTCTTGCTCAGCCAGTTCAGAGCTTCGTATTCTCCTCTTGGCTCTCTGAGTCAGCGCCAGACAGGTGCCCGCTGCTCCCAGGTGCGTGACCGTTGCTGGCACAGGCCACCAGATgcctgtcccccagcccctccggTGTCTCGCCCAGCAGGCTCTGGCGGATCTCCTGGGGCAGCCTTGCCCGATGCTCCTGACACTCCTGGGCCAGCTGGGCCAGCAGcttagggaggaggaggaggaggaggaggaggagtaggaCAAGCGAGACTGGGCCACCCGGCACCCTGCCCGCCTGTTGCCTGCCTCACCCATGACCTCACCTTGGGCTCCTCTTCAGCCAGCTGCTGTAGGACCTGCTGCTGCCCAGCCACCAGGCGTTCCTGCCGCTGCTTCTGGGCCTCCTCCAGCtgcagagggggcaggggcggggtcaAGGACTGGGCTCAGCCAAGGGGGCGCAAGCGAGTCAGGCAGGTGTAGGCTCCCAGGGCTGTGGGGCCAGGGTTCTGAAATGACCCTTATGGCAAAAGGTCTAGAAGCCCTTCTAGGGGAACATAGCAAGAGGCCAGGAACCAAGGAGACAAGTTTCTAATGACTGAAGGAAGAGAGGGGTGGGCGAGGGCTAGGGTGGCATCTGAGCCTCACTCACCCGACGGATGGAGTTGACCGACTCAGTGATGTGCCGACGGTTAATCTCTGTCAGTTCCCTGCAGTGAGCAGAGGGGGCTCAGTACCTGctcccccctccgccccaccCTGCAGCTCCTGGCCCCCCAGCAgctcctggccccagggcccttACGCCTCCTTCTTATGTTTCTCCCTAGTCTTGGCCTCTGAGATACTGTTGTGACGCTTCCTGTCTAGAATCTTCTGCAATTCCTTCTTCTCCCTGGAAGAGCCAGTAGGGGCGGAGAGAGGGTCAGTGGCAGATCTGGgggctctcctctcctcccagcaCCAGGCAGTCACCTCTCATTCATCTCCTTCAGCTTCTTGAACTGAGTTGTGTGAGCATCCAGGACAACTTCCCTGAGCCGCTGCTGAGCCTGCGGACACAGGTGGCCAGCAGGTGACACAGGCTGATGCCCGGTCTGTCCCAGAGGCAGACTCTCTCTTGCTGCTACATGTCCACCTCACCTGTCTCAGGTGCTCCAGCCTCCGCTCGGCCTCTGTGTCCACCTGAGCCTCCCGTAGCTCCAACAGACTCTGCACCTGTCTCTTCTGGAACTCCTGATACCGCTttacctcctctccctcttccttttcgtTCTCCCCGCCTCTGTAGGAAGAACCCCTCTGGGTGATCCTCAGGTCATCACATGGACCTGGGCCAGGAGGGGAATGATGGGCAGGGCATATCCCAATAGGCAGTGGTAGATACCAGCTtggcggggtgggggtaggggggagatGCCAGGGGGTGGGCGGGGTCTATTATGCCAACGAGGCCCATTAAGTCCATGCAAATGCTGGGAGCCTGCATGGGCAAGGTTCTCTGGAAATACACACTCTCAGGGGGACTTTGAAAGAGGCCTGGCTCCCAGGAAGAGAGGATGGGATCCAGTGTGGGAAGACTCCTTGATCCTCCTCACACCAAACCTTGACTCTCTGGGGGTCAAGGAGCAGCTCCCTTGGCCATCCTGCCATGTTCCCAGTCCCCTGGTGAATCGCCCCCTCACTGTGCACGAACCCTCATATTCACACCAGCGCACCCTGCCCCACCTGCAGGCAGGTGTGACACTCACAGGACACCTGGCCGATGCCGGCACCTGCTCTCCACCCGGGCCTGAGCCAGGCCCTCAAGCAGCCGGCGGGTGAGGGCGACGGCCTTCCGCTGGTGCTTCTTATGTAGCTCCCGCAGCTCTCGTTCTTGCCGGTTCTGGAGCTTCACCAGGGCCTTATGGCCTCGGAGCTCCTCCAGCGGGATTGGGGCCACCTCTGTGAGCAATGGGGCAAAGGTGAGCGGGGCTGGGGCAGGCACAGGCCTGGGGGGGGTTGCCCCACTCCCTGCAATACAGCCCTGCCCCGCACCTGAGAGGAGGCTGGCGATGAGGTCATCCCGCTGCCCTGGGGAGGAAAGCGGAGGCAGGACTGTGAGGGGCCCAGGGAGTGTAGAATATGATGGCAATCCCCCCACCCTGCATCCCCATCACCCCTCAGACCTGGGCCGCCCCTTACCTGGGCTGCTGAGGGAGGGGCTGGTAGGGGCcgtggcagggcctgggggccggCGCGGGGGTGTGTCCAGCGGGCTAGGTGTAGGGTTTGGGGTTAGCTGGGACCCCGGCTGCTGAGACGGAGTCTCCTGGCATGTCTCTGGGCTGGCCTGAGCCTGAGAAAGCAGAAGCCTCTTTCAAAAATGCTGTTCTAACCTCCCGGGGCTCCCCAGTGCCCCTGGTTGGCTTCCCTTGGCCCGTTTGGCCTGGGCTCCTCGTCTATGATACTGGGCTGTTGGAACAACTTCAAGAGAAATAAGAGGACTAAAATAAGCATTTCTAAACTCCTTTTCCATGTGGGGTGTGGGAAAGGTAATAGGAGACTGTGTCTCTAGGATGCCACACCCCGTTGCATGTGCTCAGGAACTTCTAGATTATTCAGGAAAGCCTTGGCCCCACCCCAAATTTCCTCCCCTCTCGGA is a window of Vulpes lagopus strain Blue_001 chromosome 11, ASM1834538v1, whole genome shotgun sequence DNA encoding:
- the BAD gene encoding bcl2-associated agonist of cell death, giving the protein MFQIPEFEPSEQEDSSPANRGLGPSPTGDRPPGPGKHQQTAPGLLGEAGHQQGQPASRKHHGGAGAETRSRHSSFPAGTDEDEGMEEEELSPFRGRSSSAPPNLCAALRYGRELRRMSDEFQGSFKGLPRPKSAGTATQMRQSPSWTRVIQSWWDRNLGRGGSAPSQ